The proteins below are encoded in one region of Eubacterium sp. 1001713B170207_170306_E7:
- a CDS encoding 4Fe-4S binding protein — protein MAYIISSECIACGGCVSECPVSAISETDRRYSIDADECVDCGVCVETCPTGAILTEQEFLTH, from the coding sequence ATGGCGTATATTATTTCAAGTGAATGTATAGCCTGCGGCGGCTGTGTATCAGAGTGTCCGGTTTCGGCCATATCTGAAACAGATCGCCGGTATAGCATTGACGCAGATGAATGTGTGGACTGCGGTGTGTGTGTGGAAACCTGTCCAACCGGCGCTATTCTGACTGAACAGGAATTTTTGACACATTAA
- a CDS encoding DUF4180 domain-containing protein: MKIEKIMTDEANIAVVSSEAKIIVDTGSALDLIMTVQYETGADRIAIDKAAVSEEFFRLSTGIAGEILQKFINYRIKAAIFGDYSKYTSKPLKDFIYESNHGRDFFFVATKEEAIDRLKGYL; encoded by the coding sequence ATGAAAATTGAAAAGATTATGACAGACGAAGCGAACATTGCAGTTGTTTCCAGTGAAGCGAAAATAATTGTAGATACAGGGTCTGCATTGGATTTAATTATGACCGTACAATATGAAACCGGTGCGGACAGAATCGCCATTGATAAGGCGGCTGTTTCGGAAGAATTCTTTAGATTGAGCACAGGAATTGCCGGCGAGATTCTTCAGAAGTTCATTAATTACCGGATCAAAGCAGCCATATTTGGTGATTATTCAAAGTATACCAGTAAGCCCTTAAAAGATTTTATTTATGAAAGTAACCACGGCAGGGATTTCTTTTTCGTGGCAACGAAAGAGGAAGCCATTGATCGGCTAAAAGGTTACTTATAG
- a CDS encoding transglutaminase-like domain-containing protein: MKKKGGANKMKQQLKLISGLYLQGMILLLALFGSLYSFLWSFELPVRTGVLNMVLVLYGLVFLLIYSTKKWWMALTAAMAAGAVWTFYHVNELEWGALNLFRQLLLQFDAHSTWSFIHIPETGLEASVQLQLDTQAVLFVLFFVAAISGYSVIRRPSLMGLLLLTLPFAVVPMIFMIVPPLPALGCLIASYVMLYVFCMNTGISPFLKIRRKSRKKDTIILSRAQRMAVWMMLPVVLLSLVFSSFILPQQDYSRPESIDRLRSRVDHFVFGGSLGGGLRMGSLNNLGSLRFTGKTVLKVKTTNESPLYLRGYAGSVYNGESWVIPAEEDYEQAMEYPVSLNPQNYYAEDHLFMASMSASSLGKQRNTAYELSVKNLSSDRSALFLPNGLITDVSELGNAHFVQDVYGAAGPFNDANGYTVRAFTVAEDPPDIKFGSDGEEDMDLEQLYLTPSQAGAASETYRARTGSDGLPYSDFRQMQQTYRRYVYNTYTTLPEETKQSAEALCAQYGLDPVFLDDNTGLGLDLNQTCHRVASLLDERCDYTNRPEKIPEDKDFASYFLNESREGYCVHFATTATVLLRAMGIPARYAEGYVITESDYKKDRDSEGYISIADSRAHAWVEVFNPVQMEWFPVEMTPSFSTAEGLGTENDRFNRSSSSTTQPSTHEEWPVPSALPEPVLEAEAPEVKIPEADTAIGRKALAAFGVAGLFAGILFAVCLLRRKLICSRRQRLTHQEDIDSAVLEASRWILAMLRFAGCPDINNLDSPEDYTDAVRQKLPQADASGLLEVLLSAQKARFSNTGCSEVERQAVINFGNNLLRQLSSKLCLKSRLRFYYIECLG, translated from the coding sequence GTGAAAAAGAAGGGAGGCGCGAATAAGATGAAGCAGCAGCTTAAACTAATCTCTGGCCTCTATCTGCAGGGCATGATCCTCTTGCTTGCCTTGTTCGGCTCTTTGTATTCATTTCTGTGGAGCTTTGAGCTTCCTGTGCGTACGGGCGTGCTCAATATGGTTTTAGTGCTGTATGGACTGGTATTCCTTTTAATCTATTCTACGAAGAAATGGTGGATGGCCCTGACAGCGGCAATGGCGGCAGGGGCTGTTTGGACTTTTTACCACGTCAATGAGCTGGAGTGGGGCGCTCTCAACCTTTTCAGACAGCTGTTGCTCCAGTTTGATGCGCATTCCACCTGGTCCTTTATCCACATTCCAGAAACTGGACTCGAAGCGAGTGTTCAACTGCAGCTGGATACTCAGGCGGTTCTGTTTGTCCTTTTCTTTGTGGCGGCCATTTCAGGCTATTCAGTTATACGCCGCCCCAGCCTGATGGGTCTGCTGCTTTTAACCCTTCCCTTTGCCGTGGTGCCTATGATCTTTATGATTGTGCCGCCATTGCCGGCGTTGGGTTGTTTGATAGCGTCCTATGTGATGCTTTATGTATTCTGTATGAATACCGGGATAAGCCCGTTTCTAAAAATCAGAAGAAAAAGCAGGAAGAAGGATACGATTATTCTTTCCCGGGCGCAGCGCATGGCGGTATGGATGATGCTGCCGGTGGTTTTGCTATCCCTGGTATTTTCCTCTTTTATATTGCCACAGCAGGATTACAGTCGTCCTGAGAGTATTGACAGGCTTCGCAGCCGTGTGGATCATTTTGTTTTTGGCGGCTCGCTGGGAGGCGGGCTGCGAATGGGCAGCTTAAATAATCTGGGCAGTCTGCGCTTTACGGGAAAGACCGTACTTAAGGTAAAAACAACAAATGAAAGTCCGCTGTATCTGAGAGGCTACGCAGGCTCTGTATATAACGGGGAGTCCTGGGTGATACCTGCAGAAGAAGATTATGAACAGGCAATGGAGTATCCGGTATCGCTGAATCCTCAGAACTATTATGCTGAGGACCACCTGTTTATGGCGAGTATGTCTGCCAGTTCGCTTGGGAAACAGAGAAATACAGCCTACGAGCTGTCCGTCAAAAATCTTTCTTCTGACAGGAGTGCCCTTTTTCTGCCAAATGGATTGATTACAGATGTGAGCGAACTTGGAAATGCCCACTTTGTTCAGGACGTTTATGGTGCTGCTGGTCCCTTTAATGACGCAAACGGGTATACGGTCCGTGCCTTTACAGTAGCAGAGGATCCCCCTGATATTAAATTCGGAAGTGACGGCGAAGAGGATATGGACTTAGAACAGCTGTATTTAACGCCGTCACAGGCAGGAGCGGCCTCAGAGACCTATCGGGCGCGAACGGGCAGTGACGGCCTTCCGTACAGTGATTTCCGGCAAATGCAGCAGACCTATCGAAGGTATGTTTATAATACCTATACAACACTGCCGGAGGAGACAAAGCAGTCTGCTGAAGCCCTGTGTGCTCAGTATGGCCTTGACCCTGTGTTTTTAGATGACAATACAGGCCTCGGTCTTGATTTAAACCAGACCTGTCATCGGGTCGCCAGTCTGTTAGACGAACGTTGCGATTATACCAACCGTCCTGAGAAGATACCTGAGGACAAAGACTTTGCGTCCTATTTTCTAAATGAAAGCAGAGAGGGATATTGTGTTCATTTTGCGACAACCGCCACTGTTCTGCTGCGAGCGATGGGAATACCGGCCCGCTACGCAGAGGGCTATGTGATAACAGAGTCTGACTATAAAAAAGACCGCGACAGCGAGGGATATATTTCCATTGCGGATAGCCGCGCACACGCCTGGGTGGAAGTTTTTAACCCAGTACAGATGGAATGGTTTCCGGTTGAGATGACACCTAGTTTCAGCACCGCTGAGGGCCTTGGCACAGAAAATGACCGCTTCAATCGTTCCTCCTCATCCACTACGCAGCCTTCCACACATGAGGAATGGCCTGTACCCTCCGCGCTGCCAGAGCCTGTCCTGGAAGCCGAGGCACCAGAGGTTAAAATACCTGAAGCTGATACTGCTATTGGGCGTAAAGCGCTTGCCGCTTTTGGGGTGGCTGGTCTCTTTGCGGGAATTCTGTTCGCAGTTTGCCTGCTCAGGAGAAAGCTGATCTGCAGCCGGAGGCAAAGACTTACACATCAGGAGGATATTGACAGCGCAGTGCTCGAGGCAAGCCGTTGGATTCTGGCAATGCTTCGGTTTGCGGGATGCCCTGATATCAATAATCTGGATTCGCCGGAGGATTATACGGACGCTGTCAGACAAAAGCTTCCACAGGCCGACGCCTCCGGGCTTTTGGAAGTTCTGCTCTCAGCGCAAAAAGCCCGGTTTTCAAACACAGGCTGCAGCGAAGTCGAAAGGCAGGCCGTAATCAACTTTGGAAATAATTTGCTTAGACAGCTGAGCAGTAAGCTTTGCCTGAAATCGCGGCTGAGGTTTTACTATATCGAATGTCTTGGCTGA